The following proteins come from a genomic window of Dreissena polymorpha isolate Duluth1 chromosome 1, UMN_Dpol_1.0, whole genome shotgun sequence:
- the LOC127869032 gene encoding beta-1,3-galactosyltransferase 1-like: protein MFPRLSYLYRLFVVIVVICVLMILLNSTDIQISAGQKRLSYFEEYLQKSIRDKDKTDGISLPNATERDEHVGSYFTTSQPIVNPHDFRYVINPATICQGQQLKYVVYIHSAPSNFKKRQTIRQTWGSKALMVKHKMMVVFVMGLVPETVTMQRVKYESNRYGDIVVEDFTDTYRNLTYKAIGGLKWVSTYCAQATYVIKSDDDILIDVEKLMYLMTSPEVISYGTKRVIMCNKWTKMKVIRDKNSKWYISVEEFSSEYFPPYCSGSVFVMSTDVAVALYQASFYTKFFWVDDFYITGMLVQSLKLEHKPLNDHYMLNAREAVQKFKEDDKQVLNFFHMNKMTDNFKIWKLLVARNKTTCDNCFTWSPVKPNTTILESVYAAGSGNR, encoded by the coding sequence ATGTTTCCGAGGCTCTCCTATTTATATCGCCTATTTGTGGTCATAGTAGTAATTTGCGTTTTGATGATACTTCTTAACAGCACTGACATCCAGATAAGCGCAGGACAAAAGCGGTTGTCATACTTCGAAGAGTATTTACAAAAGTCCATCCGAGACAAGGATAAAACTGACGGCATCAGTTTGCCCAACGCGACTGAAAGAGATGAACATGTCGGCTCATACTTTACGACCTCGCAGCCCATTGTGAACCCACATGACTTCCGGTACGTTATCAACCCGGCTACGATATGTCAGGGGCAGCAATTGAAATACGTTGTGTACATTCATTCGGCCCCAAGCAACTTTAAAAAGCGCCAAACGATACGACAGACGTGGGGTTCCAAAGCGCTTATGGTTAAACATAAAATGATGGTAGTGTTTGTAATGGGACTTGTGCCAGAAACCGTAACGATGCAACGTGTTAAATACGAAAGCAATAGGTATGGGGACATTGTGGTGGAGGATTTTACAGACACATATAGGAATTTGACGTATAAGGCAATTGGTGGTTTGAAATGGGTTTCAACCTATTGCGCTCAAGCCACGTACGTCATTAAATCTGACGATGACATTTTGATAGATGTTGAAAAACTTATGTATTTGATGACTTCACCGGAAGTAATCAGCTATGGAACAAAACGGGTCATAATGTGCAATAAGTGGACAAAAATGAAGGTGATAAGAGACAAAAATAGCAAATGGTACATTTCGGTAGAGGAATTTAGCAGCGAGTATTTCCCGCCATATTGTTCCGGCTCTGTGTTCGTGATGAGCACAGATGTCGCTGTGGCGCTCTACCAAGCGTCTTTTTATACGAAGTTCTTCTGGGTTGACGACTTTTACATCACCGGGATGCTTGTTCAGAGTTTGAAACTCGAACACAAGCCTCTCAACGACCACTACATGCTCAACGCACGAGAGGCTGTGCAGAAATTTAAGGAGGATGATAAACAGGTGCTGAACTTTTTCCATATGAATAAAATGACCGATAATTTCAAGATATGGAAATTGCTCGTGGCTAGAAACAAAACGACCTGTGATAATTGCTTTACTTGGTCCCCTGTTAAACCAAATACGACAATTTTAGAATCCGTATACGCTGCTGGTTCAGGGAACCGTTGA